Below is a window of Alphaproteobacteria bacterium DNA.
CATCATCGCAACCCCTACCTCGGTTGCCAGCCGCATGCATGAAAATATCTTGAGAAAATCAGGCTTTCAAGGGGATATCGTCTCCATCAGCTGCCCTCGATTTGTCCCCTTGATTGAAGCTGGACACATATTTGGGCCAGAATTACTTAGATTTACCAATGAATACTTAGCTGAATTTAAAAACAAGGACTTGAATACTTTGATTTATGGGTGCACACATTACCCGTGGATTTCTGATACCATTCGTCATGTTCTGCCAGATGCCGTTGATTACATTGATCCAGCGGACCACATTGCTACAAAAGTCGCCCAAGAGCTTTATAAGTATAAATTATTGAATAATTCGGAAAACAAAGGAAGCGTTGATTTCCACACAAGTGCCGCCCCAGAAACCCTTTCCTCTCAGGTGAGCCTCTTGATGTCGGTGCCGAAGCCGCTAGTTACTTTAAATAATTTAACAGCAACCGCTTCACCCAACAAGCTTGTGGTGAATCAGTAGCCTTTTCGAAAGGGCTACGCTCATAGAATGTAAATGAAATAAACAAATCCGCGTCATTGCGAGGAGATAAGACGGAGCCAAAGGCGCAGGCGTACGACGCGGCAATCCATGTATTTGTTTTTATGATGCAGAATTCGTTGATAGGAACATTGAATACATGAATTGCCACGTCGCTTTCGCTCCTCGCAATGACATAATTAGTTATCTAAAAATATTGATTTTTTTATTATTTATTTCTTAATAACCCATACTGACTAACAAACTCATTTTACCCTTGATAATTAGAAAATATTAATTATATACATACCATAATTAACAAAAGAGGCACTCATGAAATCCGTTGTTTACAATACATTTTTATTTTCAATACTTACATTTTCAACACTCGGGATGGAATCCCTTGTTGAGACAAAAGAACACCACCGCT
It encodes the following:
- the murI gene encoding glutamate racemase; translation: MVDTRPIGIFDSGIGGLTVLKQLQRALPHEHFVYFADTANLPYGEKTPAQIIDYARHTLTWMQDEVGAKLVVAACHTSSATALDLVSNDYTIPVIGTIYPMVETILKNHADARIGIIATPTSVASRMHENILRKSGFQGDIVSISCPRFVPLIEAGHIFGPELLRFTNEYLAEFKNKDLNTLIYGCTHYPWISDTIRHVLPDAVDYIDPADHIATKVAQELYKYKLLNNSENKGSVDFHTSAAPETLSSQVSLLMSVPKPLVTLNNLTATASPNKLVVNQ